Within Vallitalea okinawensis, the genomic segment TTCATTTTCTCTATCTTCAGCTGGCCAAAAGCCAATACGTATCTCTACAGGTTCTTGATCACTCATATTGGTTTTAGTCTCTGATTGATCAGAACCCGTTGTCGCATTGGTTGTGTCACCATTTTCAGAGTCAATACTCCCACAACCAACTAATAAAGAACTAATAAGTGTTATGCATAAAAATAAACTTATGATCTTTTTCATTGCTGTAAAACCTCCAACATTTATTTATTTGATAATTTCACTAATGTGCTTTTCCGGAACTCACATCTATATTATAACAGGCATCATAGAAATAAAAAATCGATAAAACTATCAAATGGTTTGTAATAATATCCACTTTCTTTACCCACCTATTCACCTATGTTATACTAAAGAAAAATTACTTAAGAAAGTTCTAGGATGTGAATGCTATGTTAAAACTGATTATTGTTGACGATGAATATCTTGTTAGAAAAGGACTTATATCGACGATAGACTGGATATCTATGGATATGGAAGTGGTTGGTGAAGCTGAAGACGGTGAAGAAGGTCTTGAATTAGTTAAGATTCTACGACCAGATATTATTATTACTGATATCCGAATGCCTAACATGAACGGTATAGAATTCATGGAAGCCGTACGTCAATTATATTCAGATCAATCGGATTACTATGCTCACTTTATTATACTTAGCGGCTTTGATGAGTTTGAATATGCAAAAAAAGCTATTGAGAACGGAGCCCTAGCTTATTTATTGAAGCCAATTGATAACGAAGTTATTTACGATACAATGAAAACAATTATTAAGAAAATAAAAAAGCAGCGTAGCACTCATAATTATTACAATAAATTGCAACAAGAATTAACAAGTATTAAGCGTCAGTTTATTTATAATCTCATCCAAGGATCTATACATGAATTAGATATAATCCAAGAAAAAATAAAGTTTTTAGATTTGCCATTTAGTGAAGACAATCAATTGATTCTCTTTTTACAGCTTGATCAGCGCCATCGAGTTGGGGAGTCTTTAACAATAACAGAGCGTAATCAATTTCAGTATTTTTTAGAGAAAAATATTTCTCATCAGCTTCTCTTAGCTTCTGAGTACTATGGACTATTTGTTCAAATTGCTCCTTTTCAATGGGCAATACTACTCCAATCCATGGTCACAGATAAAGAGCGATTACATCATCAACTAAGGATAGCTTGTAATAGTTTTTTTAAGCAAACAGAAGAAACTATAGACAGAAAAGGGATGTCCAACCTTCCTAAACACTTGACATATTCCATAGGTATCAGTCAACTGAATCAGTCCATGTTGGAACTTAACCAACAATACAAACAGGCTATACAGGCTGCTGATCACAAGTTGATTTTAGACGCATCAACTTTAACTTTTTAT encodes:
- a CDS encoding response regulator, giving the protein MLKLIIVDDEYLVRKGLISTIDWISMDMEVVGEAEDGEEGLELVKILRPDIIITDIRMPNMNGIEFMEAVRQLYSDQSDYYAHFIILSGFDEFEYAKKAIENGALAYLLKPIDNEVIYDTMKTIIKKIKKQRSTHNYYNKLQQELTSIKRQFIYNLIQGSIHELDIIQEKIKFLDLPFSEDNQLILFLQLDQRHRVGESLTITERNQFQYFLEKNISHQLLLASEYYGLFVQIAPFQWAILLQSMVTDKERLHHQLRIACNSFFKQTEETIDRKGMSNLPKHLTYSIGISQLNQSMLELNQQYKQAIQAADHKLILDASTLTFYDDLFNTRYRPEIQNAIHYIHKHYQENITIKEAAEALHLSASHLMRLFKSEVSVTFNDYLTNYRIKLAEELLMRGEYKVYEVANKVGYYDVKYFSQVFKKRTGLTPREYKQKKGNY